A region from the Phycisphaerales bacterium genome encodes:
- the kdsB gene encoding 3-deoxy-manno-octulosonate cytidylyltransferase produces MSTNQTDSPSPTSPQPPAIVGLIPARLASSRFPEKVLAKKTGKPLIQHVVESARRSATLSRIVVATDHPRIEEAVRSFGGECVMTSAEHPNGTSRLAEAAERLALGASDIVVNIQGDEPEIDPGVIDAAVARLIEQRTEVATVASPFAHDEDAANPNIVKVVLSREGHALYFSRSLIPYPRNKGGGGGAGEGSNAVAPTQPLKHIGLYVYRVSFLRHYVALPPTPLEQTEFLEQLRVLEHGYRIAVAVRAVHTQGIDTPEQYEAFARRVMGMGV; encoded by the coding sequence ATGTCTACCAACCAGACAGACTCCCCATCACCCACATCCCCCCAGCCCCCCGCCATCGTCGGCCTCATCCCCGCGCGCCTCGCCTCGTCGCGGTTTCCCGAGAAGGTCCTCGCGAAGAAGACTGGCAAGCCCCTGATCCAGCACGTCGTCGAGTCGGCGCGAAGGAGCGCGACGCTCTCGCGGATCGTGGTGGCGACGGACCATCCGCGGATCGAGGAGGCCGTGCGGTCGTTCGGGGGCGAGTGCGTGATGACGAGCGCGGAGCACCCCAACGGCACGAGCCGGCTCGCCGAGGCCGCCGAGCGGCTCGCGCTGGGCGCGAGCGACATCGTCGTGAACATCCAGGGCGACGAGCCCGAGATCGATCCGGGCGTGATCGACGCGGCGGTCGCGCGGCTGATCGAGCAGCGGACGGAGGTCGCGACGGTCGCCTCGCCGTTCGCCCACGATGAGGACGCGGCGAACCCCAACATCGTGAAGGTCGTCCTCTCGCGCGAGGGGCACGCGCTCTACTTCAGCCGGTCCTTGATTCCGTATCCGAGGAACAAAGGGGGGGGAGGGGGGGCGGGCGAGGGTTCGAATGCCGTCGCGCCCACGCAACCGCTCAAGCACATCGGCCTGTACGTCTACCGCGTCTCGTTCCTGCGGCACTACGTCGCCCTGCCGCCGACGCCGCTGGAGCAGACCGAGTTCCTCGAGCAGTTGCGCGTGCTGGAGCACGGGTACCGGATCGCGGTCGCGGTGCGTGCCGTGCACACGCAGGGGATCGACACGCCCGAGCAGTACGAGGCGTTCGCGCGGCGGGTGATGGGGATGGGTGTTTGA
- a CDS encoding site-specific DNA-methyltransferase, whose protein sequence is MPATKTRPSRGKTTPAHVEAPKNVILHGDALKVLHDLPDGHVDLTVFSPPYDGIRDYGKNWSLDYKTLGSELFRSTVDGGVCAVVIGDGTKDFAKSLTTFRWSVDWVDRVGWRLFECCIYQRHGNPGAWWTQRFRVDHEYILIFFKGDRPRHFDKSTLMVPSKHAGKVYSGTDRLTNGGFKKIEPKAVNDKKCRGTLWEYATSNTEGNRTKLEHPATYPDKLAQDLIECFSKTGDLVLDPMCGSGTTCVMAAKSKRDYLGIEISEDYHDIAMRRMKDEVENDARLF, encoded by the coding sequence ATGCCCGCCACGAAGACCAGACCCTCGCGTGGCAAGACCACGCCGGCGCACGTTGAAGCTCCAAAAAACGTCATACTGCATGGTGACGCGCTCAAGGTGCTCCACGATCTGCCAGATGGCCATGTCGACCTGACCGTGTTCAGTCCGCCCTACGACGGGATCCGTGATTACGGCAAGAACTGGAGCCTCGACTACAAGACGCTCGGCTCCGAGTTGTTCCGATCGACCGTCGATGGCGGGGTGTGCGCCGTGGTCATCGGTGACGGCACGAAGGACTTCGCCAAATCGCTGACCACGTTCCGCTGGTCCGTGGATTGGGTGGATCGCGTCGGCTGGCGACTCTTCGAGTGCTGCATCTATCAGCGTCACGGCAATCCAGGCGCATGGTGGACGCAGCGCTTCCGCGTCGACCACGAGTACATCCTGATCTTCTTCAAGGGCGATCGACCGAGGCACTTCGACAAGTCCACTCTGATGGTGCCATCGAAGCACGCCGGGAAAGTGTACTCGGGCACCGACCGACTCACCAACGGCGGGTTCAAGAAGATCGAGCCCAAGGCCGTGAACGACAAGAAGTGCCGCGGCACGCTCTGGGAGTACGCGACGAGCAACACCGAGGGGAACCGGACCAAGCTCGAGCACCCCGCGACCTATCCGGATAAGTTGGCACAGGATCTGATCGAGTGCTTCTCGAAAACGGGCGATCTCGTCCTCGACCCGATGTGCGGCAGCGGCACGACCTGCGTGATGGCCGCGAAATCGAAACGCGACTACCTCGGCATCGAGATCAGCGAGGACTACCACGACATCGCGATGCGTCGGATGAAGGATGAGGTCGAGAATGACGCCCGGCTTTTCTAA
- the gap gene encoding type I glyceraldehyde-3-phosphate dehydrogenase, with protein MAIRVGINGFGRIGRLVYRIGMEQGLEFVAVNDLVPADNLAYLLKHDTMHRRFTLGGKPVTTSATETSFTVNGHTTKTMAIKDPAQLPWKDLGVHYVLESTGLFTDFEKASAHNAAGAKRTIISAPTKAEPAQVPTLVMGVNHETFDASKHTVVSNASCTTNCLAPIAKVINDTFGLEEGLMTTVHAVTATQPTQDGPSKKDWRGGRNAYHNIIPASTGAAKAVTLAIPALKGKLTGMSFRVPTADVSCVDLTFRTARDTSLADINAAMKKASEGSMKGVLGYTEDEVVSSDFIGDHHSSIFDAGAGIELNKRFFKVVSWYDNEAGYAARCVDLLKYLASKDGVK; from the coding sequence ATGGCCATCCGCGTCGGCATCAACGGTTTCGGTCGCATCGGTCGCCTCGTCTACCGCATCGGGATGGAGCAGGGCCTCGAGTTCGTCGCCGTCAACGACCTCGTCCCCGCCGACAACCTCGCCTACCTCCTGAAGCACGACACCATGCACCGCCGCTTCACGCTGGGCGGCAAGCCCGTCACCACCTCCGCGACGGAGACCTCCTTCACCGTCAACGGGCACACGACCAAGACCATGGCCATCAAGGACCCCGCCCAACTCCCCTGGAAGGACCTGGGCGTCCACTACGTCCTCGAGTCCACCGGCCTCTTCACCGACTTCGAGAAGGCCTCGGCCCACAACGCCGCCGGCGCCAAGCGCACCATCATCTCCGCCCCCACCAAGGCCGAGCCGGCCCAGGTCCCCACGCTCGTCATGGGCGTCAACCACGAGACCTTCGACGCCTCCAAGCACACCGTCGTCAGCAACGCGTCGTGCACGACCAACTGCCTCGCCCCGATCGCCAAGGTCATCAACGACACCTTCGGCCTCGAAGAAGGCCTCATGACCACCGTCCACGCCGTCACCGCCACCCAGCCCACGCAGGACGGCCCCAGCAAGAAAGACTGGCGCGGCGGGCGCAACGCCTACCACAACATCATCCCCGCGAGCACCGGCGCCGCCAAGGCCGTCACCCTCGCCATCCCCGCCCTCAAGGGCAAACTCACGGGCATGTCCTTCCGCGTCCCGACGGCCGACGTCTCCTGCGTCGATCTCACCTTCCGCACCGCCAGGGACACATCGCTCGCCGACATCAACGCCGCGATGAAGAAGGCCTCCGAGGGGAGCATGAAGGGCGTGCTGGGCTACACCGAGGACGAGGTCGTCAGCAGCGACTTCATCGGCGACCACCACAGCAGCATCTTCGACGCCGGCGCCGGCATCGAACTCAACAAGCGATTCTTCAAAGTCGTGAGTTGGTACGACAACGAGGCCGGCTACGCCGCCCGCTGCGTGGACCTCCTCAAGTACCTCGCGAGCAAGGACGGGGTGAAGTGA
- a CDS encoding aminoacetone oxidase family FAD-binding enzyme, which produces MAHDADIVVVGAGAAGLFASVWAARTLAAAGSGARGGALARVIAVDGASKLGAKILVAGGGRCNVTHHSVDESAYAGSTRPAIRKVLRAFSVERTVEFFASRGVELKREETGKLFPTTDRAGDVLHALLGAAREAGVEIRHPWRVGRVVRESGDTSGGFGFIIEREDGAASLRARRVILAMGGKSLPKTGSDGSGFEVARSLGHSITPHTFPALVPMLLEKGDPLTELSGITVRAGVTLRAGTGKKLVTFVNSVLFTHFGLSGPGVLDISRYWTAARLGSGVANDRPDPEARLEMNLIPDETFGSLDALLLRAAETGSDLGVARWLGNEFNIPERLARVLAIQAGVEPGARVRSLSREARRAVSRSVTEFPLRVIGDRGYLFAEATAGGVPLAEIDLATMESRIMPGLHLCGEMCDVDGRIGGFNFQWAWSSGHVAGVGAARGDRLGPRGELIAHESGKE; this is translated from the coding sequence ATGGCGCATGACGCGGACATCGTGGTGGTCGGAGCCGGGGCGGCGGGGCTGTTCGCGAGCGTGTGGGCGGCGAGGACGTTGGCGGCGGCAGGATCGGGAGCGCGCGGGGGTGCCCTGGCACGCGTGATCGCCGTGGATGGGGCGTCGAAACTGGGGGCGAAGATCCTGGTGGCGGGCGGCGGGCGATGCAACGTGACGCACCACAGCGTGGACGAGTCGGCGTACGCGGGTTCGACGAGGCCAGCGATCCGCAAGGTGCTGCGGGCGTTTAGCGTCGAGCGCACGGTCGAGTTCTTCGCGTCGCGCGGCGTGGAACTCAAACGCGAGGAGACGGGGAAACTCTTTCCCACGACGGATCGCGCGGGGGACGTGCTCCACGCGCTGCTCGGCGCGGCCCGCGAGGCGGGTGTCGAGATCCGACATCCGTGGCGCGTGGGGCGAGTCGTGCGCGAGAGTGGCGACACGAGCGGTGGCTTCGGATTCATCATCGAGCGTGAGGACGGGGCGGCGAGCCTGCGGGCACGGCGGGTGATCCTCGCGATGGGTGGGAAGTCGCTGCCGAAGACGGGTTCGGATGGGAGCGGCTTCGAGGTGGCGCGGTCGCTCGGGCATTCGATCACGCCGCACACGTTTCCGGCCCTTGTGCCGATGCTTCTTGAGAAGGGCGATCCGCTCACGGAGTTGAGCGGGATCACGGTGCGTGCCGGGGTGACGCTTCGCGCGGGGACCGGGAAGAAACTGGTGACGTTCGTGAACTCGGTGCTCTTCACGCACTTCGGGCTTTCCGGGCCGGGGGTGTTGGATATCAGCCGGTATTGGACGGCGGCACGATTGGGATCGGGAGTCGCGAACGATCGGCCTGATCCCGAGGCTCGGCTGGAGATGAATCTGATTCCCGATGAAACGTTCGGGTCGCTCGACGCTCTGTTACTTCGTGCAGCGGAAACAGGAAGCGACCTGGGCGTGGCGCGATGGCTGGGGAACGAGTTCAACATTCCCGAGCGGCTGGCGCGGGTGCTCGCGATTCAAGCGGGCGTCGAGCCGGGTGCACGAGTGCGGTCGCTCTCGCGCGAGGCCCGGCGGGCGGTGTCGCGGAGCGTGACGGAGTTTCCGCTGCGCGTGATCGGCGATCGTGGCTATCTCTTTGCCGAAGCGACGGCCGGGGGCGTGCCACTAGCGGAGATCGATCTCGCGACCATGGAGAGCCGCATCATGCCCGGGCTGCATCTGTGCGGCGAGATGTGCGACGTGGACGGACGGATCGGCGGGTTCAACTTCCAGTGGGCGTGGAGCAGCGGGCACGTCGCGGGTGTCGGTGCGGCACGGGGGGATCGCCTCGGACCCAGAGGCGAATTGATCGCACATGAATCTGGGAAGGAGTAG
- a CDS encoding HAMP domain-containing histidine kinase — translation MWRGISLANKCVLLFGGAVIVIVLAALVVPWFRMTDLIDSGQRELSRTLVGQWQRWENQASSGTDGIDGTGVADGTGEPRTASTSGLIERGGVVARRLDADEAASLAKTDRFVAKALEHFGDHPETGELQVSRWVGTTREYRYASAIRGEMGEVDAIIVLDRRSVEATRLLVLNTVFLFSAGAVVLALSLAVFYFLLQKVILSPVRSLRDTAELVREGHLEIRSEIQTGDEFEELAETFNSMLADMQLSQDQLRAINAALDLKIHELATSNRSLYETAKLKGDFLANVSHELRTPLNSIIGFAELLLDIARQDASGLAEPEPALLKRIRYGENIVYAGRNLLSLINTLLDMAKLEAGKVELNLAPMVLKDACEALVGLAHPLADKKGIQLGLEMDEGLPSIRTDAKRFQQVIFNFLSNAVKFTEGQDKTGRVGRVVLRAERLHGAAPGESGETEKVRVSVIDNGPGIPKDEQAKVFDKFYQVEGGHTREHAGTGLGLAISKELAAALGGEIQLVSESGRGAMFSLILPVEGPRSAVEVQARV, via the coding sequence ATGTGGCGTGGGATCTCGCTGGCGAACAAGTGCGTGTTGCTCTTTGGCGGAGCGGTGATCGTCATCGTTCTGGCCGCGCTCGTCGTGCCATGGTTCCGCATGACGGACCTGATCGACAGCGGGCAGCGTGAACTCTCGCGGACGCTCGTGGGGCAGTGGCAGCGATGGGAGAACCAGGCGTCGAGCGGTACGGACGGGATCGACGGAACGGGTGTGGCGGACGGCACGGGTGAACCTCGCACGGCCTCGACGTCGGGCCTGATCGAGCGCGGCGGCGTGGTGGCGCGTCGTCTGGACGCGGACGAGGCGGCGTCGCTCGCGAAGACCGATCGTTTCGTGGCCAAGGCCCTCGAGCACTTCGGCGATCACCCCGAGACGGGCGAGTTGCAGGTCTCGCGGTGGGTCGGGACGACGCGAGAGTATCGGTATGCCTCGGCGATCCGAGGCGAAATGGGCGAGGTCGACGCGATCATCGTCCTTGATCGACGGAGTGTTGAGGCGACGAGATTGCTCGTGCTCAACACGGTCTTCCTGTTCTCCGCGGGTGCCGTCGTTCTGGCGCTCTCGCTCGCCGTGTTCTATTTTCTCCTGCAGAAAGTGATCCTCAGCCCGGTGCGATCGCTGCGGGATACGGCGGAACTCGTCCGCGAGGGGCACCTGGAGATCCGATCGGAGATCCAGACCGGCGACGAGTTCGAGGAACTGGCCGAGACCTTCAACTCCATGCTCGCGGACATGCAGCTCTCGCAGGACCAGTTGCGGGCGATCAACGCCGCACTGGACCTCAAGATCCACGAACTCGCGACGAGCAACCGCTCGCTGTACGAGACGGCGAAGCTCAAGGGCGACTTCCTCGCGAACGTCAGCCACGAGTTGCGCACGCCGCTGAACTCGATCATCGGGTTCGCGGAGTTGCTGCTCGACATCGCGAGGCAGGACGCGTCGGGGCTGGCCGAGCCCGAGCCGGCGCTCCTGAAGCGAATCCGGTATGGCGAGAACATCGTCTACGCCGGGCGGAACCTGCTGTCGCTCATCAACACGCTGCTGGACATGGCGAAACTCGAGGCGGGAAAGGTTGAACTGAACCTGGCGCCGATGGTTCTGAAGGACGCGTGCGAGGCGCTCGTGGGACTGGCGCATCCGCTGGCGGACAAGAAGGGGATCCAACTCGGGCTGGAGATGGACGAGGGACTGCCGTCGATCCGGACGGACGCGAAGCGGTTCCAGCAGGTGATCTTCAACTTCCTCTCGAACGCGGTGAAGTTCACAGAGGGCCAGGACAAGACGGGGCGAGTGGGGCGCGTGGTGCTGCGGGCGGAGCGACTGCACGGTGCCGCCCCGGGCGAGAGCGGCGAGACGGAGAAGGTACGCGTGTCGGTGATCGACAATGGGCCTGGCATCCCCAAGGACGAGCAGGCGAAGGTCTTCGACAAGTTCTATCAGGTCGAGGGCGGGCACACGCGCGAGCACGCCGGGACGGGGCTGGGCCTCGCGATCTCGAAGGAACTCGCGGCGGCCCTGGGAGGCGAGATCCAACTGGTCTCGGAGAGCGGGCGCGGGGCGATGTTCAGCCTGATCCTCCCGGTTGAGGGTCCGAGAAGCGCCGTGGAGGTTCAGGCACGCGTGTGA
- a CDS encoding MiaB/RimO family radical SAM methylthiotransferase, translating to MSVIDAKPAVSMSAAAPRAAVYLETFGCQMNELDSELVIGQLRSLGYSMTENPEAAGVVLYNTCSVREHAEQKVWSRLGELKERKTREPGLVVGVLGCMAERDGQDLIRRMPVVDVMCGPGELDKLPALLDNAVRTRASLVADADDHSVAAIVSARQVALQGGSSRRSATLAAAEDTLEMLDLSRSISPVETGAKGRSAYVRITRGCNKFCTYCVVPFTRGAEIHRPPEHILEECQRLADAGVIEVTLLGQTVNHYRFEHGSSVSINGVMQPQKGRVYARSDERRDAFAGERVTTFADLLDQIHERVPAIRRLRFVTSYPRDFGDDVLSVIRDRPRICRYLHVPAQSGSDRMLKLMNRGYSVGEYLEFLDRARQFLDQPKIGRPLMLSGDFIVGFPTETEEDFEATRSLLARARYKNSFIFKYSPRPSTVAIDRFEDDVPESVKRRRNNTLLADQTEIGRAAHESIVGMEADVLVEGLSRRERKRREESPRHAGVALTIGGRMAGESASGASCGSACGGNETGESVSDTNADTTVQVSGRTDGDVIAFFEIGGEAEAERLAGRIVRVRIDSASALGVNATLITT from the coding sequence ATGTCCGTGATCGATGCCAAACCCGCCGTTTCCATGAGCGCCGCCGCACCGCGTGCGGCGGTGTATCTCGAGACGTTCGGCTGTCAGATGAACGAACTCGACAGCGAGTTGGTCATCGGTCAGTTGCGTTCGCTGGGCTATTCGATGACGGAAAATCCCGAGGCCGCGGGCGTGGTGCTCTACAACACGTGCTCGGTGCGCGAGCACGCGGAGCAGAAGGTGTGGTCACGCCTGGGCGAACTCAAGGAACGCAAGACGCGCGAGCCGGGGCTAGTCGTCGGCGTGCTCGGGTGCATGGCCGAGCGTGACGGACAGGACCTCATCCGCCGGATGCCGGTCGTGGATGTGATGTGCGGGCCTGGGGAACTGGACAAGTTGCCGGCGCTCCTCGACAACGCGGTGCGCACGCGGGCGTCTTTGGTCGCCGATGCGGACGATCACAGTGTCGCGGCCATCGTCTCGGCGCGACAGGTGGCGTTGCAGGGTGGATCATCGCGAAGGAGCGCAACGCTCGCCGCCGCCGAGGACACTCTGGAGATGCTGGACCTCTCGAGGTCGATCTCGCCGGTGGAGACGGGAGCCAAGGGTCGCTCGGCATATGTCCGCATCACGCGTGGCTGCAACAAGTTCTGCACCTACTGCGTCGTGCCCTTCACACGCGGGGCGGAGATCCATCGTCCACCAGAGCACATCCTCGAGGAGTGCCAGCGCCTCGCGGACGCGGGCGTGATCGAGGTCACGCTCCTCGGGCAGACGGTCAACCACTATCGATTCGAGCACGGGTCGAGCGTCTCGATCAACGGCGTGATGCAGCCGCAGAAGGGTCGCGTGTACGCGAGAAGCGACGAGCGGCGCGACGCTTTCGCGGGGGAGCGCGTGACGACGTTTGCGGATCTGCTCGACCAGATCCACGAGCGTGTGCCGGCGATCAGGCGACTGCGCTTCGTGACGAGTTATCCGCGCGACTTCGGCGACGACGTGCTGAGCGTCATCCGCGATCGTCCTCGTATCTGCCGATATCTGCATGTCCCGGCCCAGTCCGGCTCGGACCGGATGCTCAAACTCATGAACCGCGGCTACAGCGTGGGCGAGTACCTCGAGTTCCTCGATCGGGCGCGACAGTTCCTTGATCAGCCCAAGATCGGGAGGCCGCTGATGCTCTCGGGCGACTTCATCGTTGGATTCCCCACAGAGACAGAAGAAGACTTCGAGGCAACACGGTCGCTCCTCGCGCGGGCACGATACAAGAACTCGTTCATCTTCAAGTACTCGCCACGTCCGAGCACGGTCGCGATCGATCGCTTCGAGGACGACGTCCCCGAGAGCGTGAAACGCCGGCGGAACAACACGCTGCTCGCGGACCAGACCGAGATCGGGCGCGCGGCCCACGAGTCGATCGTGGGGATGGAGGCCGACGTGCTGGTCGAGGGGCTCTCGCGGCGTGAACGCAAGAGGCGTGAAGAGTCACCCAGGCACGCGGGCGTGGCGCTCACGATCGGTGGTCGCATGGCGGGCGAGTCGGCGAGCGGAGCATCGTGTGGCTCGGCGTGTGGTGGAAACGAGACGGGCGAGAGCGTGTCGGACACGAATGCAGACACCACGGTGCAGGTCAGCGGACGGACCGATGGCGACGTGATCGCGTTCTTTGAGATCGGCGGCGAGGCCGAGGCGGAACGGCTCGCGGGTCGGATCGTGCGCGTGCGGATTGACTCGGCCAGCGCGCTGGGCGTGAACGCGACGCTGATCACGACGTAA
- a CDS encoding NAD(P)H-dependent oxidoreductase, translated as MSKPKILAFAGSLRTGSFNKKLAHAGARMAREAGADVTTIDLRDFAMPVYDEDVENASGLPENAKKLKKLFLDHHGLLIAAPEYNGSMSAVFKNTIDWLTRPMGYDGKPEVPYACFLNKICGLYSASPGALGGLRGLAPVRALLSHVQVLVIPQQFALAKAHEAFDAEGEIKDPKQREFAKSVAVALVESCRKFHA; from the coding sequence ATGTCCAAGCCCAAGATACTCGCCTTCGCCGGCAGCCTCCGCACCGGCTCATTCAACAAGAAACTCGCCCACGCGGGCGCTCGCATGGCCCGCGAGGCCGGAGCGGATGTCACCACGATCGATCTCCGCGACTTCGCGATGCCCGTCTATGACGAGGATGTGGAGAACGCCTCGGGTCTCCCCGAGAACGCGAAGAAACTCAAGAAACTCTTTCTCGATCACCACGGGCTCCTGATCGCCGCCCCCGAGTACAACGGCTCGATGTCCGCCGTCTTTAAGAACACCATCGACTGGCTCACGCGCCCGATGGGATACGACGGGAAGCCCGAGGTGCCATACGCATGCTTCCTGAACAAGATCTGCGGGTTGTACTCGGCCTCGCCGGGCGCGCTCGGTGGCCTTCGTGGGCTGGCGCCCGTGCGTGCGCTCCTCTCCCACGTGCAGGTCCTGGTCATCCCCCAGCAGTTCGCGCTCGCCAAGGCCCACGAGGCCTTCGACGCCGAGGGGGAGATCAAGGACCCCAAGCAGCGCGAGTTTGCCAAGAGCGTGGCCGTCGCGCTCGTGGAATCCTGCCGCAAGTTCCACGCCTGA
- a CDS encoding ABC transporter permease, with protein sequence MQRILSVAWREFTATVLTKAFLAGVLIVPVIILVSVGAAMKLVNLKPPAVVGEIAVIDQSESGEIGRLLAERITPEAIRSRREAFESEARDAMPSVAVPEVEPQRKDESDSAIEGQTQSPSTDTNAAVQDGLKTALDVVIGEAPALTARILDRDADIKEAKSPILEAKAKTGGRLALIVLDANAGAVEDPGPNSSTAAKAHEFGGYTLYITPDLDVRVQALISSIVRDAIVDVRLKDVGLDAATVRAAMNVASPETVAVTTEGDRSHGAAQQMIVPLAFMMLLWISVFTGGQYLLASTIEEKSNRVMEILLSAVSPVQLMTGKMIGQLAAAALILFIYSGLGSGGLILFGLAYIVSFQKLLWLIVFFFITFFMIASLMAAVGSAVTDIHEAQALMMPIMIVVMTPLLLMMPIIYNPDGVLATALSFLPPVNGFVMVLRLTSSSPPPMWQLALSAVIGVVAVILMIKMAAKIFRVGVLLYGKPPNLRTLVRWVWMA encoded by the coding sequence ATGCAGCGGATTCTCAGTGTGGCGTGGCGTGAGTTCACGGCGACGGTCCTGACCAAGGCGTTCCTCGCTGGGGTCCTCATCGTGCCCGTCATCATCCTCGTCTCGGTCGGGGCGGCGATGAAACTCGTCAACCTCAAGCCCCCCGCGGTCGTCGGCGAGATCGCCGTGATCGACCAGTCGGAGTCCGGGGAAATCGGGCGGCTGCTCGCCGAGCGCATCACGCCCGAGGCCATCCGCTCGCGGCGTGAGGCCTTCGAGTCGGAAGCCCGGGACGCGATGCCGAGCGTCGCCGTGCCCGAAGTAGAGCCACAGAGGAAGGATGAATCGGATTCGGCGATCGAAGGTCAGACGCAATCGCCGTCCACCGACACCAACGCCGCTGTTCAAGACGGCCTCAAGACCGCCCTCGACGTCGTCATCGGTGAAGCGCCCGCGCTGACCGCTCGGATCCTCGATCGCGATGCGGACATCAAGGAAGCCAAGTCCCCGATCCTCGAAGCCAAGGCCAAGACCGGCGGGCGTCTTGCCCTGATCGTCCTGGACGCCAACGCGGGGGCCGTGGAGGATCCGGGTCCTAACAGTTCCACGGCCGCCAAAGCCCACGAGTTCGGCGGCTACACGCTGTATATCACGCCCGATCTCGATGTCCGCGTGCAGGCGCTCATCTCGTCGATCGTCCGCGACGCGATCGTGGATGTGCGGCTCAAAGACGTCGGGCTGGACGCCGCGACGGTTCGCGCCGCGATGAATGTTGCCTCTCCAGAGACCGTCGCCGTGACCACCGAGGGCGATCGCTCGCACGGCGCGGCCCAGCAGATGATCGTCCCGCTCGCGTTCATGATGCTCCTGTGGATCTCCGTCTTCACGGGCGGGCAGTACCTCCTCGCGTCGACGATCGAGGAGAAATCCAACCGCGTGATGGAGATCCTGCTGAGTGCCGTCAGTCCGGTGCAACTGATGACGGGCAAGATGATCGGTCAACTCGCCGCCGCGGCGTTGATCCTGTTCATCTACTCCGGCCTCGGCTCGGGCGGGCTGATCCTCTTTGGCCTCGCGTACATCGTCTCGTTCCAGAAACTCCTCTGGCTCATCGTCTTCTTCTTCATCACGTTCTTCATGATCGCCTCGCTCATGGCCGCGGTCGGCTCTGCGGTCACCGACATCCACGAGGCCCAGGCGCTCATGATGCCCATCATGATCGTGGTGATGACGCCGCTGCTCCTGATGATGCCCATCATCTACAACCCCGACGGCGTGCTCGCGACGGCGCTCTCGTTTCTCCCGCCGGTCAATGGGTTCGTGATGGTCCTGAGGCTCACGTCCTCCTCGCCGCCGCCGATGTGGCAACTCGCCCTCTCGGCGGTGATCGGCGTCGTCGCGGTCATTCTCATGATCAAGATGGCGGCGAAGATCTTCCGCGTCGGTGTCCTGCTCTATGGCAAGCCGCCGAACCTGAGGACGCTCGTCCGCTGGGTGTGGATGGCGTGA
- a CDS encoding ATP-binding cassette domain-containing protein: MDRHTPRAIATQEVPLDTPVIEISNLRKTFGPKVAVDNLDLTIHAGELIGMIGPNGAGKTTTIRIVMSILFPDSGHVRVLGRDSALKSKDRIGYLPEERGLYKKMKVGAFLAYIARLKGIDAGEANRRAAEWLARLELGDVAKKRSEELSKGMQQKIQFASALIHDPDVLILDEPFSGLDPVNARMLQGFIAERRRAGKTIIFSTHQMSQAEALCDRVVMIHEGKKVLDNTPEEIRSRFDPRAVAIDPVGSVAEAERSLRSLAFVSGVIGPEGQAENGGAGGATRGGRSRQVLAQLADGVSATGSLAKLVSVVPATRAEVVRPSLEDVFVEIVKGGTLTPEERVRLLAGTRGDSSGD, encoded by the coding sequence ATGGACCGACACACGCCCCGCGCGATCGCGACGCAGGAGGTTCCCCTGGACACGCCCGTCATCGAGATCTCGAATCTGCGCAAGACCTTCGGGCCCAAGGTCGCGGTGGACAACTTGGACCTCACCATCCACGCGGGCGAACTCATCGGCATGATCGGGCCCAACGGCGCCGGGAAGACCACGACCATCCGCATCGTGATGTCGATCCTGTTTCCGGATTCCGGTCACGTTCGCGTGCTAGGGAGGGACTCGGCACTCAAGAGCAAGGACCGGATCGGATATCTCCCCGAGGAGCGCGGGCTCTACAAGAAGATGAAGGTCGGGGCCTTCCTCGCGTATATCGCGCGGCTCAAGGGCATCGACGCGGGCGAGGCGAATCGCCGGGCTGCCGAGTGGCTCGCACGGCTCGAACTGGGCGACGTCGCGAAGAAGCGCAGCGAGGAGCTCTCCAAGGGAATGCAGCAGAAGATCCAGTTCGCGTCGGCGCTTATCCACGACCCCGACGTGCTGATCCTCGACGAGCCGTTCTCCGGGCTGGACCCCGTGAACGCGCGGATGTTGCAGGGGTTCATCGCCGAGCGTCGAAGGGCGGGGAAGACGATCATCTTCTCGACGCACCAGATGTCGCAGGCCGAGGCCTTGTGCGACCGCGTGGTGATGATCCACGAGGGGAAGAAGGTGCTCGACAACACGCCCGAGGAGATCCGGTCGCGGTTTGACCCGCGTGCCGTGGCGATCGATCCGGTGGGTTCGGTGGCGGAGGCGGAGCGGTCGCTGCGTTCGCTCGCGTTTGTCTCAGGCGTGATCGGGCCGGAGGGGCAAGCGGAAAATGGTGGGGCTGGTGGGGCGACACGTGGCGGGCGATCCAGGCAGGTGCTGGCGCAACTCGCCGACGGCGTGAGCGCGACGGGCAGCCTCGCCAAACTCGTGAGCGTCGTGCCCGCGACGAGGGCCGAGGTCGTGCGCCCGAGCCTCGAGGATGTCTTCGTGGAGATCGTGAAGGGCGGCACGCTCACGCCGGAGGAACGCGTGCGCCTGCTCGCGGGGACGCGGGGGGATTCGTCGGGGGATTAG